The proteins below come from a single Stigmatopora argus isolate UIUO_Sarg chromosome 11, RoL_Sarg_1.0, whole genome shotgun sequence genomic window:
- the asrgl1 gene encoding isoaspartyl peptidase/L-asparaginase isoform X2: protein MLPVIVVHGGAGTVPSERSEKSKAGVCSAARSGFAMLQRGGSSMDAVVEAVTKLENNPNFNAGCGSVLTISGNVEMDAIVMDGKTLASGAVSAVRNIANPVQLARLVMDKTSHNCLTAHGANEFARAMGVPEVPQESLITEYSRMRWRMNLAPDANPVECQMGKMGTVGAVAVDSEGNVACATSTGGILNKMEGRVGDTPCIGCGGFADNKVGAVSTTGHGEAIMKVTLARLILFHMEQGLSAEAASDLSLNYMKSRVHGLAGVVTVDPLGQWAARFSSLQMVWAAAQKETLHYGLYAGEHFTESIEEP, encoded by the exons ATGCTTCCTGTAATAGTGGTTCATGGAGGGGCTGGCACTGTGCCGAGTGAGAGATCAGAAAAGTCTAAGGCTGGGGTTTGTTCAGCTGCTCGATCCGGCTTTGCCATGCTCCAGCGTGGGGGAAGCAGCATGGATGCTGTTGTTGAGGCTGTGACCAAGTTGGAAAACAACCCCAACTTCAATGCAG GGTGTGGGTCAGTACTAACCATCAGTGGAAACGTGGAGATGGATGCAATTGTGATGGATGGGAAAACACTGGCTAGTGGTGCTGTCAGTGCTGTACGCAATATAGCCAACCCTGTGCAGCTAGCAAGGCTGGTAATGGACAAG ACCAGTCATAACTGTCTGACAGCACATGGTGCTAATGAGTTTGCCCGGGCCATGGGAGTCCCTGAGGTGCCCCAAGAATCCCTCATCACCGAATACTCTCGAATGCGTTGGAGAATGAACCTTGCACCTGATGCTAACCCTGTGGAGTGCCAAAT GGGAAAGATGGGAACCGTCGGGGCAGTGGCAGTTGACTCCGAAGGTAATGTAGCATGTGCCACTTCTACTGGTGGGATTCTGAACAAGATGGAAGGACGTGTGGGTGACACACCATGCATAG GGTGTGGAGGCTTTGCTGATAATAAGGTTGGAGCTGTGTCAACAACAGGCCATGGAGAGGCTATAATGAAGGTTACTCTTGCTCGACTCATCCTGTTTCATATGGAGCAAG GTCTGTCAGCAGAAGCTGCCTCTGATTTGAGCCTGAATTACATGAAGTCGAGAGTGCATGGATTGGCTGGGGTGGTGACAGTGGATCCCCTAGGTCAATGGGCTGCCCGCTTCTCCAGCCTTCAAATGGTCTGGGCTGCAGCCCAGAAGGAAACCCTGCATTATGGCTTGTATGCTGGGGAGCACTTCACCGAAAGCATTGAAGAACCATAG
- the asrgl1 gene encoding isoaspartyl peptidase/L-asparaginase isoform X3, with product MSGCGSVLTISGNVEMDAIVMDGKTLASGAVSAVRNIANPVQLARLVMDKTSHNCLTAHGANEFARAMGVPEVPQESLITEYSRMRWRMNLAPDANPVECQMGKMGTVGAVAVDSEGNVACATSTGGILNKMEGRVGDTPCIGCGGFADNKVGAVSTTGHGEAIMKVTLARLILFHMEQGLSAEAASDLSLNYMKSRVHGLAGVVTVDPLGQWAARFSSLQMVWAAAQKETLHYGLYAGEHFTESIEEP from the exons ATGTCCG GGTGTGGGTCAGTACTAACCATCAGTGGAAACGTGGAGATGGATGCAATTGTGATGGATGGGAAAACACTGGCTAGTGGTGCTGTCAGTGCTGTACGCAATATAGCCAACCCTGTGCAGCTAGCAAGGCTGGTAATGGACAAG ACCAGTCATAACTGTCTGACAGCACATGGTGCTAATGAGTTTGCCCGGGCCATGGGAGTCCCTGAGGTGCCCCAAGAATCCCTCATCACCGAATACTCTCGAATGCGTTGGAGAATGAACCTTGCACCTGATGCTAACCCTGTGGAGTGCCAAAT GGGAAAGATGGGAACCGTCGGGGCAGTGGCAGTTGACTCCGAAGGTAATGTAGCATGTGCCACTTCTACTGGTGGGATTCTGAACAAGATGGAAGGACGTGTGGGTGACACACCATGCATAG GGTGTGGAGGCTTTGCTGATAATAAGGTTGGAGCTGTGTCAACAACAGGCCATGGAGAGGCTATAATGAAGGTTACTCTTGCTCGACTCATCCTGTTTCATATGGAGCAAG GTCTGTCAGCAGAAGCTGCCTCTGATTTGAGCCTGAATTACATGAAGTCGAGAGTGCATGGATTGGCTGGGGTGGTGACAGTGGATCCCCTAGGTCAATGGGCTGCCCGCTTCTCCAGCCTTCAAATGGTCTGGGCTGCAGCCCAGAAGGAAACCCTGCATTATGGCTTGTATGCTGGGGAGCACTTCACCGAAAGCATTGAAGAACCATAG
- the asrgl1 gene encoding isoaspartyl peptidase/L-asparaginase isoform X1: MLPVIVVHGGAGTVPSERSEKSKAGVCSAARSGFAMLQRGGSSMDAVVEAVTKLENNPNFNAGCGSVLTISGNVEMDAIVMDGKTLASGAVSAVRNIANPVQLARLVMDKTSHNCLTAHGANEFARAMGVPEVPQESLITEYSRMRWRMNLAPDANPVECQMGKMGTVGAVAVDSEGNVACATSTGGILNKMEGRVGDTPCIGCGGFADNKVGAVSTTGHGEAIMKVTLARLILFHMEQGLSAEAASDLSLNYMKSRVHGLAGVVTVDPLGQWAARFSSLQMVWAAAQKETLHYGLYAGEHFTESIEEP; encoded by the exons ATGCTTCCTGTAATAGTGGTTCATGGAGGGGCTGGCACTGTGCCGAGTGAGAGATCAGAAAAGTCTAAGGCTGGGGTTTGTTCAGCTGCTCGATCCGGCTTTGCCATGCTCCAGCGTGGGGGAAGCAGCATGGATGCTGTTGTTGAGGCTGTGACCAAGTTGGAAAACAACCCCAACTTCAATGCAG GGTGTGGGTCAGTACTAACCATCAGTGGAAACGTGGAGATGGATGCAATTGTGATGGATGGGAAAACACTGGCTAGTGGTGCTGTCAGTGCTGTACGCAATATAGCCAACCCTGTGCAGCTAGCAAGGCTGGTAATGGACAAG ACCAGTCATAACTGTCTGACAGCACATGGTGCTAATGAGTTTGCCCGGGCCATGGGAGTCCCTGAGGTGCCCCAAGAATCCCTCATCACCGAATACTCTCGAATGCGTTGGAGAATGAACCTTGCACCTGATGCTAACCCTGTGGAGTGCCAAAT GGGAAAGATGGGAACCGTCGGGGCAGTGGCAGTTGACTCCGAAGGTAATGTAGCATGTGCCACTTCTACTGGTGGGATTCTGAACAAGATGGAAGGACGTGTGGGTGACACACCATGCATAG GGTGTGGAGGCTTTGCTGATAATAAGGTTGGAGCTGTGTCAACAACAGGCCATGGAGAGGCTATAATGAAGGTTACTCTTGCTCGACTCATCCTGTTTCATATGGAGCAAG GTCTGTCAGCAGAAGCTGCCTCTGATTTGAGCCTGAATTACATGAAGTCGAGAGTGCATGGATTGGCTGGGGTGGTGACAGTGGATCCCCTAGGTCAATGGGCTGCCCGCTTCTCCAGCCTTCAAATGGTCTGGGCTGCAGCCCAGAAGGAAACCCTGCATTATGGCTTGTATGCTGGGGAGCACTTCACCGAAAGCATTGAAGAACCATA g